Part of the Pseudoalteromonas undina genome, ACAAGAAAGCCCGATTCGAAAGAGTCGGGCTTTTTTACGTCTGCAGGAAAGTGAAAGTATTAGCCGTCAGTCGTCAGCTATCAGCTGCACAGCGTTAACCTGACCATCGTAGCGTGGGTTGAGTATCACGAAGCCCATGGGCAAAGTAGCGCAACGACTCTAAATACAAGCAAGCCCGATTCAAGAGTCGGGCTTTTACGGGTGTAAAGGAAGCATCCTTAAAACAGTCCATAGGCTTCAGTTTCTTGCTCTTGAGCGCTGCTAGATGGTTCAAGCTCTTTGGGCTTAAATATTGCGCTAGGATCAATAAGTACACTATGTTTATCAGCGAGTTTGATCAGTCCATACATCATGCTTCTTGTTTGGGGGTCAATATCAAAACCAACTTCGGTAAGCTTATCTAGTGGTTTAATATCTTCTTGTTTATATTCAATATTATCTTCAACCTTATCAACTAATAGGCCTACATGAGGGGTCATGCCATCTTTAGTGGTAAACACAATAATAGGTTTATAATCTAAAGTGATTTGTTCTATTGCAGAGTCGAATAAACGCTCTAGGTGAATAAGATCATGTCGCCTTATAATCTCAAGTTGAGTACTAACTTGTTTGCTGTTGCCTTTTTTATATGCATCTATTGCACTGGTCAATTTGTGTAGAAGCGATTTAAACGGGTCATCAAAGCGTGACATAGTATTTTTTAATTCATCGTTATCTGTTTTAAACTCTGTATAAAACTGTTCAAAATCAGTAAGCTCATACTGATTCGCCTTTAACGAGCTTTGCGAAACGAGTAGTTCTTGCTCTAATTTATTAAACCAAGCAATTAGTTGTTTTTGCCAAGATTTAAGTTGCTTTAAAGCATCTAAATTACTGCGCTCAGTAGATACTCCATTTAAAATGATTCCAAGATCAAATACAGGGGTTGGGATCCCCATATAATCTTTAACGCCCAAAAAGCTTTTATTATCGTTAGGTAACACCGTGAGGTTATTATTAAATTGTTCCGTTAATAAGATATCAAGAATCTTAAGTGAAATGGTTTTATAACCCACTTTAAAGTTAATTAAGTCCATAGTTTCCTCACATACTTAGTTTGTATATTAAGGATAGAACAATATTTGGAAGGTACTTATTTATTCACATAATAAGAGCGATATACATTACGCTTATTTTTATTTTTTGTATCAATAAAAAACTTTTTGATTATTTTATCATTTATTAACAGTGAATTAAGCTCTTTCAATAGGCACGAGTGTTGAAGCGGTAATTTGCAGTTTGCTGCAGCCCTACTAAATGCCATTGCATTAATATAACCTTCAAAATGAAGACGGTTGGGTTTTGTAATCTTGTTTGCTTGCATATCGGCCAAAAATTCATTACAAAAATTATCATTACATGTGAGTGGATTAGGAACAATTTCTGTAACCATAATATGTGAGGGTGTGGTTACTTCACCAAATAAGTCAAAGCTAGGTACAAAAGAAACACTGGTATAGTCTGGGGCAAAATTCTTCGCATGTGCACTGTTTATAAATTCACCAAGTGGTGCGTAGGTGCCAACTAAACAGATAGCTGTCACCCCACTGGTTTGTAAGGCATTAAGCGCTGATGCTACATCATGACTATTACGTTGATAACGCGCTACTTTTATAGGCGACAGATCATATTTTGCTAGTTCTTTCCTTAGTCCCGATTCTACGTACAAGCCAAACTCATCTGCTTGAATAAATAGCCCTATCTTTGTATGTTTGCGCTCCTCTACTAAGTATTTAATTTGCTCTGCGGCTTCGTCATTGTAGCTTGCTCTTAAATTAAATATGTTAGCTCGTGATTTATCATGTAGGAAGCTCGCCCCACTAAAAGGCATTAAGAACGGAATTTTTGATTGCTCTAGTAAAGGTATAATAGCATGGCTGGTTGGGGTGCCCATGGCACCAAACAATGCATCGACTTTGTCGGAATAAATAAAAGTACGGGTATTATTAACAGTTTGTTTTGGTTCGTAATTATCGTTAGCAACTAGAAGCTGTATTTCTGCGCCATTTATTCCGCCGGCATTATTAACCTTGTTAAAGTAAATGCTACTGCCTTTATACAATTGTTGACCAATATTTTGAGCCGGTCCGCTAAGCGCTGTAGACATGCCAAGTTTAATAACTTTGCTATTATCTTGCTCTGCAAAAGCTAAAGGCTGCCCTAGGGCTATTGCAATGAGGGCAATACTAAGGTGTATTATTATGCGAAGTGCGTTCATACCAGTTATTTACAGCCTTTTTTAATAATATATTAAACGGCTTTATGCCATTCACACCTAACTCGGTTTGGATATTTTTAGGTTTCCAATTTTGTAATACTAGCCTAATAAAAACAGATTGGAAATTATCCTCATCATTTGGCAAGCTAGAAGGAGATGCCCAAAAGCTTCGCCATAGTAAAGGTTTAATATTAAATAGCTGATAGTCACTTGTTAACATAGATTTTAATCTTGATTGATCAGCTATGCTATTGGTATGAGTATTAAAGCGTGAAACAATTTTTGCTACCAGTTTATAATCTAGCTGACTAAAATGGCTGGGCAATTGCAAAGGAAAATCAGCTTCGAACTGGGCTGTTAATTGTTCTAGTAGTTGGTCATTTTTAGTTAAGCTCTTAATAACTAATGCGCTATGTTCACCCGTTGCCTTATCTTTTTGAAAACCCAGCTTAACCAAATTAAAGTCATTATTTTGCCAAAAACTAAGTAATTGCGCATTAGCACCAAAGCTAGCACCAAACCAATCACACTCGTTCTGTAATTGCTGTTCACAGTAATGAAGTAATTGTGTTCCTAGGTGCTTATTGTGCTGCTCTGGGTCAATGGCAATTCGCACCACGCGAGCGCAGTATTGTTTTAATACCTCAGGGTTAAAGCTTAATTGTGCAAGGCTTTGCGCCATTAAGTGCCCTTGAGGGCGGCGCTTACCTTGCACTACTTCATCACTCAACGATGTAGTAAAGCCACCTTCTATCGCTACTAAACACACACCAAGAATATTATCACCTTGTTGACAAACAAATAGGCGTTGCCCAGCGGCATCTAGTAAGTGACGTAAGTCATTCACACTGGTTTGATAATGTGCGAGTGTTAGTAAGCCAACAACTTGATGAAGCAGTGGCTCGTCGTTAGTAAGTTGATTTGCTTGCAGATGCTTAAATTGTAGGGGAGCAGTATTCAAACTAGCGCTGTGATGTTCTGCATCCAAAGCTAAGAGTGTACGAAGGTGCAGCTCTAAAGGATCGTGCTTTGCAAAACGGATTGGCTGCTCAAGACTGATGCTACGCATGTTTTTAAAATGCGTTTTGAGGTAACGAGTAAACTTTAAAATATAACCGCGACCATTACCTTCATAGCCAATCATAGTGCTTGAAAAGACCACGCGAGGATAAAGGTGAAGAATTTTTATGAGAATTGGAACAGGGATTGCTGCTGCTTCATCAATTAATAGCAAATCGCACTGCGGTTGTTCGTTCAGTAGTTGATCAGGCGCCACATAGTGCATGTTTGCAATGTGTTTATCGCCAGCTCGATAATCTATATCAAGCTCACTCGCTAAGTGCTTAAAACTACTGTGCAAAGCACGAAATTGCATAGAGCAAATAAGTATGTTTTTATCGCTGAGTTTACTTGCTGCAATACCTAATGCGGCTGATTTTCCTCTTCCCCGATCTGCATTAATTAATAATGGTCGATTTGCTCGTCCGTTTGCCGTTTTTATTATTAATTCAATACACTGTTGTTGCTCGGTAAAGTCAATTTCACCAGTTGATAGATTCGTATCGGTAATACACTGCCAACCATTTTGCTGGCTAAAATGCAGTAAAGTAGTTTTGCTTAGTAAGTGAGCTAAGCGTTGATTAAAAAAGCTGTAAGGGTGCATTTGCCCAAAAGATTGAAATAAGGGAAGGGCATCATCACACCAGTGTTCAAGTTCTTTAAGTTCGGGTAGCAATATAATTAAAAAACCACCTGCTTGCACAACGCCACTGAGCGCGGCTAGTTTATCTGGCACCAGTCCACTGTAGCCGTCATAAACAGCATGGGCGCACTCTTGCCCTAAAATTTGGTGGGTATGCTCTGGCCAATGTGCATTAATTAAATGAGTGCTTTTAGACAGCACAAAAGAAGGGTGCTGCAAATGAGCAAGCAACTGAGTACATTGCTCATAACACCAATTTTTATCGCCTGTAAGCAGCAGTAACTGGCGATGTTTCGCATACGCAAGTTGTTGCTGTACACGCTCTACAACGTGGTTAAACGGCTTGTAATCTTGCATAAGCTGTTACTAACCACTTACTGCCTAAGTCGTCAAAGTTAACTTGTACGCGAGATTGTGCGCCACTGCCTTCGTAGTTGAGTACGGTGCCAATACCAAACTTTGCATGCAGCACGCGTTGACCTAAGTTAAATCCGCTTTCTTCAAATGCAGCATGGCTAACCGATGCGCTAAAGCGACCGGCTGCAGGCGGGCGAGACACTTGTGTTTTAATACGAATTTCTTCTACGCAGTCTTCGGGTATTTCACGTAAAAAGCGCGATGGGCTGTGATATTTCTCTTGGCCATATAAACGGCGGCTTTCGGCATGGCTTATATACAGCTTATCCATAGCGCGGGTCATACCCACATAACAAAGGCGGCGCTCTTCTTCTAAACGGCCGGTTTCTTCATTACTTTGCTGAGATGGAAACATACCTTCTTCAACACCGACCATAAACACTAAAGGAAACTCCAAACCTTTAGCTGAGTGAAGCGTCATCATTTGTACGGCGTCTTCATGCTCATCGGCTTGGCCTTCGCCAGACTCAAGTGAGGTGTAAGCTAAAAAGCCTTGTAGTGGCGAGCTAAACTCTTCCTCTTCAGGGAGTTCATACTGATCGCAGGCACTAATTAATTCTTCTAAGTTTTCTACTCGAGCGCGGCCTTTTTCGCCTTTTTCAGCCTGATACATAGCCATTAACCCTGAGGTTTGAATCGCGTATTTAGCTTGCTCATGCAGCGTTAAGTCACTAATTTTATCTTCAATATGCTCAATAAGTTCGACAAACTTGGCAACTGCTCCAGATGCTCGACCCGATAAATGCTGTTGTTCTACAATGGCTTTAGCAGCATACCAAAGCGGCAAAGATTCAGCGCGAGCGCAGTCACGTATATGGCTTAATGTTTTGTCGCCAATCCCACGGGCTGGGGTATTAATTACACGCTCAAATGCGGCATCATCTTGGCGGTTACCCACTAAGCGTAAGTATGAGAGGGCATCTTTAATTTCTTGACGTTCGAAGAATCGCATACCACCATAAATTCGGTATTTTAAACCTTCTTGTAGCATCGCTTCTTCAAGTACCCGCGATTGCGCATTACTACGATACAAAATAGCCGCATCCTGTAGCGCATTTCCGGCATTTAGCCAGCTGCGTAATTTGCTACTCACAAAGCGCGCTTCATCTAGCTCGTTAAAGGCGGCATAAATAGAAATTGGTTCGCCGTCGTTACCGTCAGTCCACAAGCTTTTACCCATACGCTCGGAGTTATTTTGTATAAGTGCATTAGACGCTTTAAGAATAGTGGCAGTCGAGCGATAGTTTTGCTCAAGGCGAATCGTCTCTGCATCAAAGTCTGTTAAAAAGCGTTTGATATTTTCAATTTTAGCGCCACGCCAACCGTAAATACTTTGGTCATC contains:
- a CDS encoding methyl-accepting chemotaxis protein, with translation MDLINFKVGYKTISLKILDILLTEQFNNNLTVLPNDNKSFLGVKDYMGIPTPVFDLGIILNGVSTERSNLDALKQLKSWQKQLIAWFNKLEQELLVSQSSLKANQYELTDFEQFYTEFKTDNDELKNTMSRFDDPFKSLLHKLTSAIDAYKKGNSKQVSTQLEIIRRHDLIHLERLFDSAIEQITLDYKPIIVFTTKDGMTPHVGLLVDKVEDNIEYKQEDIKPLDKLTEVGFDIDPQTRSMMYGLIKLADKHSVLIDPSAIFKPKELEPSSSAQEQETEAYGLF
- a CDS encoding ABC transporter substrate-binding protein — translated: MNALRIIIHLSIALIAIALGQPLAFAEQDNSKVIKLGMSTALSGPAQNIGQQLYKGSSIYFNKVNNAGGINGAEIQLLVANDNYEPKQTVNNTRTFIYSDKVDALFGAMGTPTSHAIIPLLEQSKIPFLMPFSGASFLHDKSRANIFNLRASYNDEAAEQIKYLVEERKHTKIGLFIQADEFGLYVESGLRKELAKYDLSPIKVARYQRNSHDVASALNALQTSGVTAICLVGTYAPLGEFINSAHAKNFAPDYTSVSFVPSFDLFGEVTTPSHIMVTEIVPNPLTCNDNFCNEFLADMQANKITKPNRLHFEGYINAMAFSRAAANCKLPLQHSCLLKELNSLLINDKIIKKFFIDTKNKNKRNVYRSYYVNK
- a CDS encoding GNAT family N-acetyltransferase yields the protein MQDYKPFNHVVERVQQQLAYAKHRQLLLLTGDKNWCYEQCTQLLAHLQHPSFVLSKSTHLINAHWPEHTHQILGQECAHAVYDGYSGLVPDKLAALSGVVQAGGFLIILLPELKELEHWCDDALPLFQSFGQMHPYSFFNQRLAHLLSKTTLLHFSQQNGWQCITDTNLSTGEIDFTEQQQCIELIIKTANGRANRPLLINADRGRGKSAALGIAASKLSDKNILICSMQFRALHSSFKHLASELDIDYRAGDKHIANMHYVAPDQLLNEQPQCDLLLIDEAAAIPVPILIKILHLYPRVVFSSTMIGYEGNGRGYILKFTRYLKTHFKNMRSISLEQPIRFAKHDPLELHLRTLLALDAEHHSASLNTAPLQFKHLQANQLTNDEPLLHQVVGLLTLAHYQTSVNDLRHLLDAAGQRLFVCQQGDNILGVCLVAIEGGFTTSLSDEVVQGKRRPQGHLMAQSLAQLSFNPEVLKQYCARVVRIAIDPEQHNKHLGTQLLHYCEQQLQNECDWFGASFGANAQLLSFWQNNDFNLVKLGFQKDKATGEHSALVIKSLTKNDQLLEQLTAQFEADFPLQLPSHFSQLDYKLVAKIVSRFNTHTNSIADQSRLKSMLTSDYQLFNIKPLLWRSFWASPSSLPNDEDNFQSVFIRLVLQNWKPKNIQTELGVNGIKPFNILLKKAVNNWYERTSHNNTP
- the uvrD gene encoding DNA helicase II → MDVSELLDGLNDKQRDAVAAPLQNMLVLAGAGSGKTRVLVHRIAWLMQVEQASAYSIFAVTFTNKAAKEMRSRVEETLKAPVGGMWIGTFHGLSHRILRAHHREANLPEAFQILDSDDQLRMIKRLLKSMNIDDKKWPAKQFGWYISAKKDEALRPKDIQAYDINEQMMLRVYAAYQEACDRAGLVDFAEILLRSYEVLKNNPTLLRHYQQRFAHMLVDEFQDTNTIQYAWLKLLAGDTSSIMIVGDDDQSIYGWRGAKIENIKRFLTDFDAETIRLEQNYRSTATILKASNALIQNNSERMGKSLWTDGNDGEPISIYAAFNELDEARFVSSKLRSWLNAGNALQDAAILYRSNAQSRVLEEAMLQEGLKYRIYGGMRFFERQEIKDALSYLRLVGNRQDDAAFERVINTPARGIGDKTLSHIRDCARAESLPLWYAAKAIVEQQHLSGRASGAVAKFVELIEHIEDKISDLTLHEQAKYAIQTSGLMAMYQAEKGEKGRARVENLEELISACDQYELPEEEEFSSPLQGFLAYTSLESGEGQADEHEDAVQMMTLHSAKGLEFPLVFMVGVEEGMFPSQQSNEETGRLEEERRLCYVGMTRAMDKLYISHAESRRLYGQEKYHSPSRFLREIPEDCVEEIRIKTQVSRPPAAGRFSASVSHAAFEESGFNLGQRVLHAKFGIGTVLNYEGSGAQSRVQVNFDDLGSKWLVTAYARLQAV